GGGCGTCCTGCCGACGAGCTCCGTGATGTCCCGCGCGACGCGCATCGGCCACCGCCCCCTTCCCGTGCTGATCGGGCCGGCGCTGTATACCACGGACCGCGCTCCTCTGGCTCGCCTCGGCGCTGCGTGCTACGGCTCCTTGGTGCACCTCGATCAGGCCGCTGACCTCTACCTCGAGCACCTCAAGGTCGAGCGCCACCTGACGCGCAACACCCTCGACGCCTACAGCCGCGACCTCGCCGCCTTCGGGCGCTTTTGCGCGGCCCGCGAGCGCGCGGCGATCAGCGCGATCGACGGCCGGACGGTGCTCGAGTACCTGATCGGGCTTTCCAAGGCGCAGCGCGCGGTGCGCACCCAGGCGCGCCAGCTCGTCACCCTGCGCGGCCTCTTCCGCCATCTTCGCCGCGAACGCCTGATCGGCATCGATCCGACGGCCGCCGTCGAGCTGCCCCGCATGGGACGCAAGCTGCCCGAGGTCCTTACCCTGGCCGAGGTCGAGGCCCTGCTCAGCGCGCCCGCGCTACAAAGAGCCAACGGGCTGCGCGACGCCGCGATGCTCGAGCTGCTCTACGCCACAGGCCTGCGGGTCAGCGAGCTGTGTCAGCTTCGGGTCGCGGACGTCAACCTGGAGCGTGGGGTGCTGCTGGCGACCGGCAAGGGCCGCAAGCAACGGATGGTCCCCATCGGCGAAAGCGCGCTGGCGCTCGTCACCCGCTATCTGAGCGAGGCCCGACCCGCCGCCGATCGCCGGCGCAGCGAGGCGCTCTTCCTTTCGCGCCAGGGCGGCCCGCTGACGCGGCAGGCCTTCTGGAAGCTGCTCGGCCAGCACGCGCGCGCTGCCGGAATCACCAAGACCACGTCCCCCCACACGCTGCGACACTCCTTCGCCACGCACCTCTTGGAGCGCGGCGCCGATCTGCGCGCGGTGCAGGCCATGCTCGGCCACGCCGACATCTCGACGACGCAAATCTACACCCACCTTGACCGCACCCAGGTCTTCGAGACCTACCGTCGCCACCACCCGCGCGCCTGAGCGCAGGGCCACCCGCTAGCACCCCCCGCCCTCGCCAGCCTTGGCGCGCGATGTGCTGCACGTCTGCTCGTGGCGCCACGGGGCGGCGCCGCGTGGCCGCAACCAGCATCAGCAAAAGGTCCGTTTTGACAAAGCGTTCCGAGAATTCCGGCGGTGGGCCGGAATCGCAATCGCCGGCAGCGCCGACGCCCCGAGCGTGGAGTGATGCCCTCGGCGCTGGGGACCACGGTCCCCACAAACGCCGTCTGCGCACGTTTTTTTCACTGGGTAGCAGACACTAAATCTTTCGATCAACCTGTCGATGGAGTGAATTGAGACGCGAGAGCGAGGAGCGACGCGGTGGACGGCAAGAACCGAGACGAGACAAAGCTCGAGTCCCTGACCCGGCGCCGTCGGGCCAGGGAGGGCCGCTGCCTCTGTTCCTGCCTGGCCTGGCTCTGCATTCTGCGCCACGCGCTGCTCGCATTCGCCGCGCCGGTCGCCAGCGGCCCCGCGGGAACGCCCTCGCTTCGACCTTCCGCGTGGCTTACGTCGCGCGCGAAAATCCGTACCCAGCCGATCGACGACGGCAGTCTCCCCGCACAGCTCGCAGCCCGCCTGATGCGCGACGGCGCCGAGCAGCCGGACAGCCCCTACAGCCTGGCGCGCTGGTCGGGGACCCGTCTAGCGCCGCTGATCCATCGCGCCCCGGGTCCTGGCACGGACGCGGCCGCGCGCCTCTCCGATACGCGGGCCAAGGTGGCGATGGCTCGCGACGTCTTTGGTGCGCTGCTCGCGCTGGCCGCGCAGCGCTCGACTGCGCTCGGACTGCTCACCGATGGCCAACAACTCCGCCTGCGTCCCGTCTTTCGCGCGGGCGGCTTCAGCGTCAAGGTGGCGATGGCCTGGTAGCCGCGCCGGGTGAGCACGCGCGCGAGGTTCCCACCGGAGGCCCGGCGGACCGGCGGTCCGGCGGTAGCCGAGACCCTCTTGGATCCCGCCGCTCCGGGGGATCCCCCCGGTGGATCCCCCCTTTGACAGCACGTCCCCATCCGCCCATAATGCGCGCACTTTTCGATCCGGGTCGGCGCGCCGCGGGCGGCCTTGAACCGCCGCTCGTCCCGTCCACCGTCCTCGCCGCATGAGGGTCCGCGTGCCGGTCGCCACACTTCTTCTGTTCTCGGCCATCGACGATCCTCAGCGGGTGCGCGATGCCATCGTGATGCTGATCGCGCTGGTGCTCTCGATCGCCGTCCACGAGTACGGTCACGCCCTCGTCGCGGACCTGCTCGGCGACGACACCCCGCGGCGGCAAGGCCGTGTGACGCTCAACCCGCTGGCGCACGCCGACCCGATCGGCACGCTGCTCTTTCCGCTGATCGGCTTCCTCGGGGGCGGCGTGCTCTTCGGCTGGGGCAAGCCGGTGATGGTCAATCCGCTGCGCTTCACGCGCCGCTTCCGCATGGCGACAGGGCATATGCTGGTGGCGATCGCCGGCCCAGCGATGAACGTCCTCCTCGCCCTGCTGGTGACCTTGATCTACGCGGTCCTGCTCCGCCTCGGCGTGCTCGACCCGGCCAGCGACGCCGCCCACGGCATCATTCGCCTGATCCTGCTCAACTGGGTCCTGATGCTCTTCAATCTCCTGCCGATACCACCGCTCGACGGCGGCACCGTGCTGGCGTGGCTGATCGGCGACCGCCAGCCGCGCGTCATCGGCTTCCTCCAGCAATACGGCTTCATGCTGCTGATCGTGTTCCTGATGACCGGCCTGGTCAGCTACTGGCTGATGCCGGCCTACGGGATCGCGCTCGGATCGGTCGCGCTGGTGCATCGCCTGCTCTTCTAGCGAGACGGTCATGACCGGCACCGAGGAAGACACCTACCATATCGAGCTCCCCGACTTCGAGGGGCCGCTCGACCTGCTGCTGCACCTCGTCAAGCGTCACGAGCTCAGCATCCTCGAGATCCCGATCGCCTTCATCACCGACAAGTACCTCGCCTACCTCGAGCTGATGCGCACGCTGAACATCGATGTCGCCGGCGACTACTTGCTGATGGCGGCGACGCTCGCCTACCTCAAGTCGCGCGAGCTCCTGCCGCGACCGCCCGCGCTGATCGACGACGAGGCCGACGCCGAGGACGGCGCCGATCCGCGGCTGGAGTTGGTCCGCCGGCTGCTGGAGTACCAGCGCTACAAGGAGGCGGCGCTGCAGCTCGGGGAGCGCCCCGTGCTGGGACGCCAGGTCTTCCCCCGCGGCGCGCCCGTCGAGCGGCCGCCCACCGTCGAGCTGCCCCTGGTCGAGGTCGGCACCTTCGAGCTGCTCGCCGCGTTCGCGGAGGTCTTGGGCCGCCAACGGGTCGAGACCGGCTACGAGGTGATGATCGAGCGCATTTCGATCAGCGATCGCATCAACGAGATCGTCGATTTGCTGCAGCAGCGAGACAGCGTGCGCCTGCTCGATTGCATCGATCTCGCGGGCAGCGGCGCCCAGCTCCGCCACCGCATCGTCGTGACCTTCCTCGCGATGTTGGAAATGGCCCGACTGCGGATGATCCGCGTGCTACAGGAGCGGACAGGCGGCGAAATCTATCTGACCCGCACGGCAAGCCTGCAGCCCGCGGCCGCGGCCGCCCAAACCGAGACGACCCAGACCGAGACGACCCAGACCGAGACGACCCAGATCGAGACGACCCAGACCGAGACGACCCAGATCGAGACGACCCAGATCGAGACGACCCAGATCGAGACGACCCAGCCACGAGAGCCAGCTGATGAGCGCAACGAAGAACGAAACGAAGAACAGGGCTAGGCGCCAGAGCCAAGACGATGACTCGACCACTGCGCCTCGCGCGGGGTCAGGGTCAGGGTCAGCCGCGGAGGCCGCAGAGGCCGCGGAGGCCGCGGAGGCCGCGGAGGCCAACGCTTCGGCGGTAGACGACGCTGCGCCCGACGCCTCCGCCGGGGAGCCTCCTCCAGCCGAGCCCCAGTCGCCTGACACCGTCGACGCTGGCGAGGCGGAGACGATGGACGCTTCGCTCCCGCAGCCCACCGCTGGCGCCGACGACAACGCACCGGCGCAGGCAGCCGATGACGCGACGGTAGCGGCGGAGCCCGGTTTCGAGGCCGCGCCAGAGGAGGGCGAGGCGCTGCGCCGCATCCTCGAGAGCCTGATCTTCGCGGCCGACAAGCCCCTCACCAACCAGCAGCTCCGGCGCATCACGGGGGCCTCGACCGCGGCGATCGAGGACGCTCTGGCGCGATCCCGCGAGCGCTTCGCTCAGACCGGCCTGGAGCTGGTCTCGGTCGGGGGGGGCCACCACTTTCGCACCGATCCGCAGCACGCGCATTGGGTGCGCCAGCTCTTCGGCGCCCGGCCGCAGCGCCTGACCCGTCCGATGCTCGAGGCGCTGGCGATCATCGCCTATCGTCAGCCGGTCACCCGCCCGGAGGTCGAGGACATCCGCGGCGTCGATTGCGGTGGCACCCTGCGCCTGTTGCTCGAGCGCAACCTGATCCGCATCATCGGCAAGAAAGAGGACGTCGGAAGACCGCTGCTCTACGGCACGACGAGGTACTTCCTCGAGTTCTTCCAGCTCAAGGAGCTGAAGGGCCTGCCGACCCTGCGCGAGTTCGCCGAGCTCTCTGAAGATCATCAGCGCGAGCTCGATTCGCGCTTCGGCGAGCAAACGAGTCGCGCGGCGGCTGGCGCCGGCGTCGCGGCGGCAGCCGAGGCCGTGGCGCCCGAGAGCACTGGCGAGAGCACTGGCGAGAGCACTGGCGAGAGCACTGGCGGCGGCGGCGAGGGCGTGGCCGCGGCGACCGCGGACGCTGCCCCAGCGGGCACTGCTGAGGCTTTCAGCGGCACGGCGTCGGCGTCGGCGCCGCGGCTCACGGCCGATGCGGCTGCCACGGCGCCCGAGGTCGATGACAGTGAGGTGCTGGCGGCCCTCGACCGCGCGATCGCCAGGGCCGATGCGTTGATGGGCGGCGCGCCACCGAGCGACGCCACCGCGCCCACCGATGACGAGGACTCCACCACCCACGACGCCACGCCAAACCCTTCGGCGACCGGAGCCTTCGACTCCGGCGCAGTGGATCCCGACGCAAGCGAGCCCGCGGAGCGCGTCATTGACGAAGACCGGGCCGCGGGCTAGCCCCGAGGACCGCGGCCAGAGGCCCATCATGCGTCTGCAACGCTTTCTTGCCCAAGCCGGCCTCAGCTCACGCCGTGGTGCCGCCACGCTCTTGGAGACGGGTCGCGTGGCCATCAATGGCAAGGTCGTGCTGGAACCCGGCGCTGCCGTCGACCCGGCCCGCGATCGCGTCACCCTCGACGGCCACCCGGTCGCCGCGCAGGCCGCGGTCTACGTCGTGCTCCACAAGCCACCCGGGACGATCTGCTCGACCCACGATCCCGAGGGTCGGGAGACGGTGCTCGATCTGGTGCAGGTCCCGGGCGCGCGGCTCTACCCCGTCGGCCGGCTCGACTACCTGACCTCGGGTGTCTTGCTGCTGACGAACGACGGCGGTCTGGCGCAGGCGCTGCTGCATCCGCGTCATGGCGTCGAGCGCACCTACCACGTCAAGGTGCAGGGCCTGCTCGACGACGGAGAGATGCACCAGCTCGCCGCCGGCGTCGTCCTCGACGGGCAACGCGCCGTAGCCAAGGTGGCGCGCCTCGCCAGCACGGGCCGCAACCTCTGGCTGGAGATGACCCTGACGCAGGGGCT
Above is a window of Pseudomonadota bacterium DNA encoding:
- the xerD gene encoding site-specific tyrosine recombinase XerD gives rise to the protein MSRATRIGHRPLPVLIGPALYTTDRAPLARLGAACYGSLVHLDQAADLYLEHLKVERHLTRNTLDAYSRDLAAFGRFCAARERAAISAIDGRTVLEYLIGLSKAQRAVRTQARQLVTLRGLFRHLRRERLIGIDPTAAVELPRMGRKLPEVLTLAEVEALLSAPALQRANGLRDAAMLELLYATGLRVSELCQLRVADVNLERGVLLATGKGRKQRMVPIGESALALVTRYLSEARPAADRRRSEALFLSRQGGPLTRQAFWKLLGQHARAAGITKTTSPHTLRHSFATHLLERGADLRAVQAMLGHADISTTQIYTHLDRTQVFETYRRHHPRA
- a CDS encoding site-2 protease family protein, producing the protein MPVATLLLFSAIDDPQRVRDAIVMLIALVLSIAVHEYGHALVADLLGDDTPRRQGRVTLNPLAHADPIGTLLFPLIGFLGGGVLFGWGKPVMVNPLRFTRRFRMATGHMLVAIAGPAMNVLLALLVTLIYAVLLRLGVLDPASDAAHGIIRLILLNWVLMLFNLLPIPPLDGGTVLAWLIGDRQPRVIGFLQQYGFMLLIVFLMTGLVSYWLMPAYGIALGSVALVHRLLF
- a CDS encoding segregation/condensation protein A yields the protein MTGTEEDTYHIELPDFEGPLDLLLHLVKRHELSILEIPIAFITDKYLAYLELMRTLNIDVAGDYLLMAATLAYLKSRELLPRPPALIDDEADAEDGADPRLELVRRLLEYQRYKEAALQLGERPVLGRQVFPRGAPVERPPTVELPLVEVGTFELLAAFAEVLGRQRVETGYEVMIERISISDRINEIVDLLQQRDSVRLLDCIDLAGSGAQLRHRIVVTFLAMLEMARLRMIRVLQERTGGEIYLTRTASLQPAAAAAQTETTQTETTQTETTQIETTQTETTQIETTQIETTQIETTQPREPADERNEERNEEQG
- the scpB gene encoding SMC-Scp complex subunit ScpB codes for the protein MDASLPQPTAGADDNAPAQAADDATVAAEPGFEAAPEEGEALRRILESLIFAADKPLTNQQLRRITGASTAAIEDALARSRERFAQTGLELVSVGGGHHFRTDPQHAHWVRQLFGARPQRLTRPMLEALAIIAYRQPVTRPEVEDIRGVDCGGTLRLLLERNLIRIIGKKEDVGRPLLYGTTRYFLEFFQLKELKGLPTLREFAELSEDHQRELDSRFGEQTSRAAAGAGVAAAAEAVAPESTGESTGESTGESTGGGGEGVAAATADAAPAGTAEAFSGTASASAPRLTADAAATAPEVDDSEVLAALDRAIARADALMGGAPPSDATAPTDDEDSTTHDATPNPSATGAFDSGAVDPDASEPAERVIDEDRAAG
- a CDS encoding rRNA pseudouridine synthase, with the protein product MRLQRFLAQAGLSSRRGAATLLETGRVAINGKVVLEPGAAVDPARDRVTLDGHPVAAQAAVYVVLHKPPGTICSTHDPEGRETVLDLVQVPGARLYPVGRLDYLTSGVLLLTNDGGLAQALLHPRHGVERTYHVKVQGLLDDGEMHQLAAGVVLDGQRAVAKVARLASTGRNLWLEMTLTQGLNHQIHRMLEAINRRVLRIIRVEFAGIRADDLRAGKWRELSNEEVVALRRLAGASPPTTRPRTSATRSTGGRRAPAARARGGRERR